A window from Staphylococcus succinus encodes these proteins:
- the nikC gene encoding nickel transporter permease — translation MRRLNKQNIIFYVFACYIVALFIAQCFVSSHNALEVNLNQTLEMPSLSHWLGTDDYGRDLMSRIIMGARYTLIISLITLLITVCIGVPLGLMAGYKKGIIDTIIMRVIDIGLSIPEFILMIAMASFFKPSIWNLVLAITVIKWMTYTRMTRAIVSSETTKPYIQMAKLFNVPSWKIIIKHFLPQVMPSIIVLMTVDFGKIILYISSLSFLGLGAQPPLPEWGAMLNAGRDYISSYPLLLLAPACLITVTILLFNLAGDALRDKLLKGDRHRDV, via the coding sequence TCGTTGCACTTTTTATTGCTCAATGCTTTGTGTCATCACATAATGCGTTAGAGGTAAATCTAAATCAAACGTTAGAGATGCCAAGTCTGTCGCATTGGCTAGGTACAGATGATTATGGTAGAGATTTAATGTCTCGGATAATTATGGGCGCAAGGTATACGCTGATTATTAGTTTGATTACTTTGTTGATTACTGTATGTATTGGTGTACCACTTGGACTGATGGCAGGATATAAAAAGGGAATCATCGATACAATAATTATGCGGGTGATTGATATAGGCTTAAGTATTCCAGAATTTATATTAATGATTGCGATGGCAAGTTTTTTTAAACCTAGTATTTGGAACTTGGTTTTAGCTATTACAGTAATTAAATGGATGACCTACACTAGAATGACGCGTGCAATTGTCAGTAGTGAGACGACTAAACCGTATATACAAATGGCTAAATTATTTAATGTGCCATCATGGAAAATTATCATCAAACACTTCTTGCCACAGGTGATGCCATCTATCATTGTTTTAATGACTGTAGATTTTGGGAAAATCATTTTATATATTTCATCATTATCATTTCTAGGTTTAGGTGCACAACCACCTTTACCGGAATGGGGAGCAATGTTAAACGCTGGACGGGATTACATCAGTTCATATCCACTGTTATTACTAGCGCCTGCTTGCTTAATTACTGTGACCATCCTCTTATTTAACTTAGCAGGTGATGCGTTGCGAGATAAACTATTGAAAGGGGACCGACATAGAGATGTCTAA
- a CDS encoding ATP-binding cassette domain-containing protein, whose amino-acid sequence MSNILEITHLTIKDNKGVELIRNVDLALKEGKVNVLVGESGSGKSLTAKAMVQQVPDMLNMYYERFCYNNHNVTNVQALLGKDIGFISQDYTHSFNDHTKLGKQLIAIYRGHYKVEKSTAKQIVRQSLESVDLNPDEVMKRYRFSISGGQLARVQIASVLMLKPKLLIADEPTASLDAITGFHVMHLIKHLTEVHGVTLLLITHNLSHVLHFSDWIHVIRHGHIIDSNHVTAFTEGNIKPYSLKLFNARSQLRNEGAYD is encoded by the coding sequence ATGTCTAACATTCTTGAAATAACGCATTTAACGATTAAGGATAATAAAGGTGTTGAGTTAATACGTAATGTTGATCTTGCACTAAAAGAAGGTAAAGTCAATGTGTTAGTCGGAGAAAGTGGTTCAGGAAAAAGTCTGACAGCTAAAGCTATGGTTCAACAAGTCCCTGACATGTTAAACATGTATTATGAGCGATTTTGTTATAACAACCATAATGTGACTAATGTGCAAGCGTTACTCGGAAAAGATATTGGTTTTATATCTCAGGATTATACACACAGTTTTAATGATCATACAAAATTAGGCAAACAATTGATTGCGATTTATCGAGGCCATTATAAGGTTGAAAAATCAACTGCCAAACAAATCGTGAGGCAGTCATTGGAATCTGTAGATTTAAATCCTGATGAGGTTATGAAACGCTATCGTTTTAGTATATCAGGTGGACAACTTGCTAGAGTTCAAATTGCAAGTGTGCTCATGTTGAAACCTAAACTGCTCATTGCAGATGAACCGACAGCGTCTTTAGATGCGATTACAGGATTTCACGTGATGCATTTGATTAAACATTTGACAGAGGTACACGGAGTGACACTATTACTTATCACTCATAATTTATCTCATGTCTTACATTTTAGCGATTGGATTCATGTTATAAGACATGGGCACATCATAGATTCAAATCATGTAACAGCTTTTACAGAAGGTAATATAAAACCATATAGTTTGAAATTATTTAACGCCCGAAGTCAGTTGAGAAACGAGGGTGCATATGATTGA
- a CDS encoding ATP-binding cassette domain-containing protein: protein MIELKEIHFNYKHTTILRDINLTIDSNEIIGIVGESGSGKTTLVRMMLGLLHPKHGKIYTNGLQLLPIFQHAYDSFNPKYTIQKSLEEPMQYYQYGKLAVVRDRAKSLMQHMHLEVKLLERYPDELSGGQLQRFNMIRTLMLQPDVLICDEITASLDVIAEQRMIELLKDYHTKTNKGMIVISHDIAFLNQFVERIIVMNDGAVVDDFKREALFDEQRHHYTKQLLSIY from the coding sequence ATGATTGAATTGAAAGAAATACACTTTAATTATAAACACACAACTATTTTAAGAGATATAAATCTAACAATAGATTCAAATGAAATTATTGGTATTGTAGGTGAAAGTGGTTCAGGAAAGACAACATTAGTACGTATGATGTTGGGATTACTTCACCCCAAACATGGTAAAATTTATACAAATGGCTTGCAGTTATTACCTATTTTTCAACATGCATATGATAGTTTTAACCCTAAATATACTATTCAAAAATCACTAGAAGAACCTATGCAATATTATCAATATGGGAAGTTGGCAGTCGTTAGAGATAGAGCGAAATCATTAATGCAGCATATGCATTTGGAGGTTAAGTTGTTAGAGCGATATCCAGATGAATTAAGCGGAGGTCAATTACAAAGGTTCAATATGATACGCACGCTCATGTTGCAACCCGATGTGCTTATTTGTGATGAAATTACAGCAAGTTTAGATGTGATTGCAGAGCAGAGAATGATAGAATTATTGAAAGACTATCATACTAAAACAAATAAAGGGATGATTGTAATTTCTCATGATATCGCTTTTCTTAATCAATTTGTAGAGCGGATTATCGTAATGAATGATGGCGCAGTTGTAGATGATTTTAAACGAGAAGCATTATTTGATGAACAACGTCATCATTATACAAAGCAGTTACTTTCGATATACTAA
- a CDS encoding transcriptional regulator, SarA/Rot family, producing MERQQKIDNWIEVTKYVHYIDMMIEKTLKEKYNLSLKEFYVLYEIFKAKGKKYKINDLIKIIDLSQSAMSRLIVRIEKVEKPLVVRQECTADQRAMYIYLTDEGKRVIDLALETYNQLINKVNLNAVRALIANEEVK from the coding sequence ATGGAAAGACAACAAAAAATTGATAATTGGATAGAAGTGACCAAATACGTGCATTATATCGATATGATGATAGAAAAAACGTTGAAAGAAAAATATAATTTAAGTTTGAAAGAATTTTATGTACTTTATGAAATTTTTAAAGCAAAAGGTAAAAAATATAAAATTAATGATCTAATTAAAATAATAGATTTAAGTCAAAGTGCAATGTCACGACTTATTGTGAGGATAGAAAAAGTAGAGAAACCATTAGTTGTTAGACAAGAATGTACTGCAGACCAACGTGCAATGTATATTTATTTAACAGATGAAGGAAAACGAGTTATTGACTTAGCATTAGAAACTTATAATCAGTTAATTAATAAAGTGAATCTTAACGCAGTAAGAGCACTTATAGCCAATGAGGAAGTGAAGTAA
- a CDS encoding N-acyl homoserine lactonase family protein gives MSSSIQVHVLHTGSVIVDEALPFNYKSNPPFAWTGLFRSKKKQMRLPVSIYLIEHPKGLVLIDTGWHAINRTKPFKNLSLAYPIYKADLPEGEAVHEHIEQLGYQVSDLDYVVLSHLHCDHADGLRHVSTANHILVSQEELDAANHNTIGYEPHQWENINIDTFAFTHNGIGPTGKSFDLFDDGTIEFVHTPGHSIGQCAARIKAHKDDDAFLLLASDAAYASKSWNYGILPGLVNNKEETINSLNWIKSQATHPQCIQVLANHDPDIKPQIFNL, from the coding sequence ATGTCTAGTTCAATTCAAGTCCATGTTCTACATACTGGCTCAGTTATTGTAGATGAAGCTTTACCGTTCAACTACAAATCTAATCCACCTTTTGCTTGGACAGGTCTATTTAGATCCAAAAAGAAACAAATGCGTTTACCTGTATCTATTTATCTTATTGAACACCCTAAAGGACTTGTCTTAATTGATACAGGTTGGCACGCAATTAATCGGACAAAGCCATTTAAAAATCTATCTTTAGCCTATCCAATTTACAAAGCTGATCTACCTGAAGGTGAAGCTGTCCATGAACATATTGAGCAACTTGGCTACCAAGTTTCAGATTTAGATTATGTTGTCTTAAGCCATCTACATTGTGATCATGCAGATGGTCTAAGACATGTTTCAACTGCAAATCACATTTTAGTTAGCCAAGAAGAGCTAGATGCGGCTAATCATAATACAATCGGGTATGAACCTCATCAATGGGAGAATATCAATATTGATACCTTTGCATTCACTCATAACGGTATAGGACCCACAGGTAAGTCATTTGACTTATTCGATGATGGTACGATTGAGTTTGTACATACACCAGGTCATAGCATAGGCCAATGCGCGGCACGTATCAAAGCACATAAAGACGATGATGCTTTTTTACTGTTAGCTTCAGATGCAGCATATGCTTCAAAATCATGGAATTATGGTATTTTGCCAGGTCTCGTTAACAATAAGGAAGAAACTATCAACTCTTTAAATTGGATCAAATCTCAAGCGACACATCCTCAATGTATTCAAGTCCTTGCTAACCATGACCCCGATATTAAACCTCAAATATTTAATTTATAA
- a CDS encoding VOC family protein: MDIQSAWLNLPVKNLKASEKFFESIGFGIKQQESVIDKMIGIETKDNKIIMLIEYSQFEKVVQLSEIGAHESLVSISVSSEQEVDELLKLVKEAAGEVLQSGTRHEGYYGGLFSDIDGHLFNVIAM, translated from the coding sequence ATGGATATACAATCAGCATGGCTCAATTTACCTGTAAAAAATCTTAAAGCAAGTGAAAAATTTTTCGAATCAATTGGCTTTGGTATTAAGCAACAAGAAAGCGTAATAGATAAAATGATAGGGATTGAAACAAAAGATAATAAAATTATTATGTTAATTGAATATAGCCAGTTTGAAAAAGTAGTGCAACTATCAGAAATAGGTGCGCATGAATCACTTGTTTCTATATCCGTATCATCAGAACAAGAAGTTGACGAATTATTAAAATTAGTAAAAGAAGCGGCTGGTGAGGTTTTGCAAAGTGGTACCAGACATGAAGGCTATTATGGTGGTTTATTTAGTGATATAGATGGTCACTTATTTAACGTCATTGCGATGTAA
- a CDS encoding Cof-type HAD-IIB family hydrolase: MIKAIAVDKDGTFLKSDHTFDEAHFEKIFNELMAKNLKFIVASGNQYAQLRSIFSGKEEAITYVAENGAVTYFNDEIIASHYFDRELILDLLHTIIHDYKVKDIVLSGIKSAYISQDSSEEFIEFIKHYYYDIEKVADLKQVENDYFVKIALRIKDEFKVKKVIASLEETFAGEVRAVTSGNDSVDLILPEVNKGVAIQTLLTQWGLKNNELLAFGDANNDLEMLALTEHSYAMEHCSSELAKVAKYRAPSNDESGVLQVIETYLKP, from the coding sequence ATGATTAAAGCAATTGCAGTAGATAAAGATGGTACGTTTTTAAAATCTGATCACACATTTGATGAGGCACATTTTGAAAAGATATTTAATGAACTTATGGCTAAAAATTTAAAATTTATCGTGGCAAGTGGTAATCAATATGCACAGTTGCGATCAATATTTTCTGGAAAAGAAGAAGCAATTACGTATGTTGCAGAAAATGGCGCAGTTACTTATTTTAATGATGAAATTATAGCATCACATTATTTTGATCGTGAACTTATTTTAGATTTACTGCACACAATTATTCACGATTATAAAGTAAAGGATATCGTTTTAAGTGGTATTAAATCTGCATATATTAGCCAAGATAGTAGTGAAGAATTTATTGAGTTTATAAAACATTATTATTACGATATTGAAAAAGTTGCAGATTTAAAGCAAGTTGAAAATGATTACTTTGTTAAAATAGCACTTAGAATTAAGGATGAATTTAAAGTAAAAAAAGTTATCGCAAGTTTAGAAGAAACTTTTGCAGGTGAAGTGAGAGCTGTTACAAGTGGAAATGACAGTGTTGATTTAATTTTGCCTGAAGTGAATAAAGGGGTAGCAATCCAAACGCTTCTAACACAGTGGGGGCTGAAAAATAATGAACTGCTGGCGTTTGGTGATGCAAATAATGATTTAGAGATGTTAGCGTTGACTGAACATAGTTATGCAATGGAGCATTGTAGTTCAGAACTTGCGAAAGTTGCAAAATACAGGGCACCTTCTAATGATGAATCAGGTGTTTTACAAGTTATTGAGACTTACTTGAAACCGTAA
- a CDS encoding universal stress protein — protein sequence MYKNILLAYDFNNTFNNVPEQLLKLTEHADDAEITIFNVIPEGELQTSVRYDDKHFEEIAQEKSEKLKPFVKQLEDKGLNVTVKFATGYIKQMILEEIEENNYEMIVMSNKRSKPELKNVLGNVTHKIANNANIPVLIIK from the coding sequence ATGTATAAAAATATATTATTGGCCTATGACTTTAACAATACGTTCAACAACGTACCTGAGCAATTACTAAAATTGACTGAACACGCAGATGATGCAGAAATTACTATATTCAATGTAATTCCGGAAGGTGAACTGCAAACTTCTGTACGTTATGATGATAAACACTTTGAAGAAATCGCACAGGAAAAGAGCGAAAAACTTAAACCTTTTGTAAAACAATTAGAAGATAAGGGTTTAAATGTTACAGTTAAATTTGCTACTGGTTATATTAAGCAGATGATTTTAGAAGAAATCGAAGAAAACAATTATGAAATGATTGTGATGAGTAATAAACGTTCAAAACCTGAACTCAAAAATGTACTAGGAAATGTCACTCATAAAATTGCAAACAACGCTAATATTCCCGTTCTAATCATCAAATAG
- a CDS encoding quinone-dependent dihydroorotate dehydrogenase, with translation MYKLIKPILFQFDPEKAHGMTIDALKFVQRHSKLLPVVRQLFHYENPILKQNIKGVSFPNPIALAAGFDKSCEVPKALENAGFGALELGGITPKPQPGNPKPRMYRLVEDDAIINRMGFNNIGMNKALSNLRKYSYKIPVGLNIGVNKLTPYEERYQDYIRVIDTFKNDVTFFTVNISSPNTENLQSFHDKDEFSQLCSAIQSYKIKHDISVPIFIKLTSDLDLPGLGRMLDPIVETFDGIILANTTQQRDNLHSTNRSEAGGLSGRPLFERNLEMINYTYKKTNGQFLIIGTGGIFDTDDVIMMLRHGASLVQIYSSLVFEGPGLTKKLNKSLTQYLESHGYNHVSEIIGLDVK, from the coding sequence ATGTATAAACTTATTAAACCTATTTTATTTCAATTTGATCCTGAAAAAGCACACGGTATGACTATCGATGCATTAAAATTTGTTCAAAGACACTCAAAGTTATTACCTGTAGTTCGTCAGCTATTCCATTATGAAAATCCAATATTAAAACAAAATATTAAAGGGGTTTCTTTCCCCAATCCAATAGCACTTGCAGCAGGCTTTGACAAATCTTGTGAAGTGCCAAAAGCTTTAGAAAACGCTGGGTTCGGCGCACTTGAATTAGGCGGCATCACACCTAAGCCCCAACCAGGAAACCCTAAACCACGTATGTATAGATTGGTCGAAGATGATGCTATAATCAACCGTATGGGCTTTAATAATATCGGCATGAATAAAGCATTGAGCAATTTGCGTAAATATAGTTATAAGATTCCAGTTGGGTTAAATATAGGTGTTAATAAACTTACGCCTTACGAAGAACGTTACCAAGATTATATTAGAGTCATTGATACTTTTAAAAATGATGTCACGTTTTTCACTGTAAATATTAGCTCGCCTAATACTGAAAATCTGCAAAGTTTCCATGATAAAGATGAATTTTCTCAACTTTGTTCAGCTATTCAATCTTATAAAATAAAGCATGATATATCTGTTCCTATTTTTATTAAATTAACTTCTGACTTGGACTTACCTGGATTGGGACGCATGCTAGATCCTATTGTAGAGACATTTGATGGGATTATCTTAGCAAACACAACGCAACAACGTGATAATTTACATTCAACTAATCGTTCAGAAGCTGGTGGATTAAGTGGCAGACCTTTATTTGAACGCAATTTAGAAATGATTAACTATACTTATAAAAAAACAAACGGGCAATTTTTAATCATTGGTACTGGTGGTATATTCGATACTGATGATGTGATAATGATGTTACGTCACGGTGCCTCACTTGTTCAAATTTACAGTTCTTTGGTATTTGAAGGGCCCGGATTAACTAAAAAACTAAACAAATCGCTCACACAATATCTTGAGTCCCATGGTTATAATCATGTAAGTGAAATTATTGGCTTAGATGTAAAATAG
- a CDS encoding fructosamine kinase family protein — MKQQWQEQLPLDNIKSISPVGGGDVNEAFQVKTSEDTYFLLVQRNRDKSFFKAEIAGLDLFEVYHINAPRVIDSGEIHGDAYLLLTFLQEGATGSQRELGQLVAKMHSQQQQDQKFGFDLPYEGGNISFDNSWTNEWVTLFVERRLDHLKDELYYQGLWTDEDVRRYNQVRAVIVDKLEQHNSKASLLHGDLWAGNFMFLEDGTPALFDPAPLYGDREFDIGITTVFGGFTQAFYDEYNQHYPLAHGAETRIEFYRLYLLMVHLLKFGSMYDHSVNRSMEKILTEAY; from the coding sequence ATGAAGCAACAATGGCAGGAACAACTTCCATTGGACAATATTAAATCCATATCTCCAGTTGGTGGCGGTGATGTAAATGAGGCCTTTCAAGTAAAAACATCAGAAGATACTTATTTTTTACTTGTGCAACGGAACAGAGACAAATCATTTTTTAAAGCAGAAATAGCAGGACTAGATTTATTTGAAGTATATCATATCAACGCGCCTCGAGTCATTGACAGTGGAGAAATTCATGGTGATGCGTATTTATTATTAACATTTTTACAAGAAGGAGCGACAGGAAGCCAGCGTGAACTTGGGCAACTTGTGGCAAAGATGCATAGTCAGCAACAACAAGATCAAAAGTTTGGATTTGATTTACCGTATGAAGGTGGAAACATTTCATTTGATAATAGTTGGACAAACGAGTGGGTTACTTTATTTGTAGAACGTCGTTTAGATCATCTAAAAGATGAATTATACTACCAAGGACTTTGGACAGATGAAGATGTTAGACGGTATAACCAGGTGAGAGCTGTTATTGTAGATAAATTAGAACAGCATAATAGTAAAGCTTCGCTTTTACATGGTGATTTATGGGCTGGTAATTTTATGTTTTTAGAAGATGGAACGCCAGCATTATTTGATCCGGCTCCGTTATATGGGGATAGAGAGTTTGATATTGGAATAACTACTGTTTTTGGAGGATTTACACAAGCATTTTATGATGAATATAATCAGCATTATCCTTTAGCGCATGGGGCGGAAACGCGTATAGAATTTTATAGATTGTATTTATTAATGGTGCACTTACTAAAATTTGGAAGCATGTACGACCATAGCGTTAATCGTTCAATGGAAAAAATTTTAACAGAAGCATATTAA